CGAGTCGCGCGGGGCCGCCAGGATGCTGCCCTCGAGCCGTGTCGTGCGCCCGTCGCCGTGCAACCGGCCAAAGTGCACCGCGCCGCTGCGGTCTTGGTAACGAATGATCTTCATGGGCAAAAACGGCTCCTCGGCTCAGGAATGCGGTGAGCAGGGTTCGGTGATGCGGTGAGCATATCGGGCACAGGCGTGCTCGGCCGCCCACCCCGGTTGACGATGCCCGCGGCCCGTCGGCCACCGGTTTGTTTGACCGGCAAATTGGCGGGCAATTACAGTGTGGGTTGCCCGCCAACATACTCGCCGCCACGCGCCGAGCAACAGCCGGCGGCGACCCACCTTGGATTGCCCGAGAGGAACCTGCCACGTGATGCGTACCGGTTTGTTCATTGCGCTGGGGTTTGTGGCGGGTTGTTCGTGGTGCCGGGCCGCCGAACCGCAGTCGTTCGACCCGATTGCCGCCGACTATCTGCGGGTCGCGCGGCCGCTCTTGGAGCGCTACTGCATCGCTTGTCACGATGCCGAAACGAAGGAAGGCGAACTCGACCTCGAGCAGATGCACACGCTCGTCGAGCTGCGCCAGGAGGCCGAGCGCTGGCCCAAGATCGCCGAGATGCTCGACCAGGCTGAAATGCCCCCGCGCGACTCGGATCAGCTCGCCCCCGAGGAGAAGCAGCAGCTCCGCGCATGGATCGAGCGCTATCTCGAGGCGGAGTCGCAGGCGCTGGCCGGCGACCCGGGCCCGGTCGTGTTGCGGCGCCTGAGCAACGCCGAATACACATACACAATTCAGGACCTGACGGGCCTCGACTTGCAGCCGGCGCGCGAGTTTCCCGTCGATGGCGCGGCGGGCGAGGGCTTTACGAACACGGGCAATGCGCTGGTCATGTCGCCGGCGCTGTTGACCAAGTATTTCGACGCGGCCAAGGGCATTGCCGCGCATCTGGTGCCCCTGCCCACCGGCGTGCGGTTTTCGCCGGCCACGACGCGACGCGATTGGACCAACGAAATCGTCGCCGAGATCAAACGGTTCTACGCCGGGTTCGCCGACCCGGAAGGGAAATTGCCTTGGGACAAGTACCTCGGCGCCGCCGTCGCATCGCGCGATGCGCTCGCCAGCGGCGCGCAGACGCCCAGCCAGGTCGCGGCCGCCCAGGGGTTGAATGCCCATTACTTCGGCGAACTCGTGCGGCTGCTTAACGCCGACGATGCATCGCCGGTCCTGGCCGGATTGCGCGCGGCGTGGCGCACGGCGAAGCCTGACGATGCGCCGGCGCTCGTGGCCGAGGTCGCCCGCTGGCAGCAGGCGCTGTTTCGCTTTCAAAACGTCGGGCACATGAAGCCCTGGGTCGTCGTGGTCGACCCGGTGGTCGCCGAGCAAGAGCTGCGGTTCAAGTTTTCCGATGCGGCCGACGCCGGCCCGATCACCGTGCACCTGGTGGCCAGCGCCGGGGGTGACAGCTCGGAGCACGACCTGGTCGTTTGGCGCCGCCCGCGACTGGTGATTCCGGGACGGCCCGAACTGCTGCTGCGCGATGTGCGGCAGTTTGCCGGTGCCTTGGAAGCCCACCGGAGCGAGCTGTTCGCCGCCACGGCGGCGTGTCTCGACGCGGCCGGCGAAGCCGCGGCGGCGGGCCAAACGGTCGACGTCGCGGAGCTCGCCGCGCGGCACGGAGTGGCCGCCGAGACGCTCAGCGCGTGGCTCGATTATCTCGGACTGAATGCGGCGCCGGCCCTGCGCCTCGACTATCTGACGCAAGCGCTCACCAGCACCGGCGGATACGATTTCGTCCGCGGTTGGGGTTCGCCCGAGACGCCGAGCATCGTCGCCAACTCGACCGATCAGCACATTCGTATTCCGGGCAACATGAAGGGGCGCGGCGTGTGCGTGCACCCGTCGCCGACTTTGAATATCGCCACCGGCTGGCGCAGCCCGCTGGCCGGCATGATTCACATCACCGGCCAGGTGACCCATGCGCATCCCGAGTGCGGCAACGGCGTCACGTGGGCCGTCGAGCTGCGGCGCGGCAGCACGCGGCAAACGCTCGCGTCCGGTGTGGCGCAAGGCGGCGCACCGGTGCCGTTCGGACCGCTCGACGATTTGGCCGTTCGCGAGGGCGATCTGATCTCGCTCGTCGTCGGCCCGCGCGACGGCAACCATTCCTGCGATCTGACCGACATCGAGTTGACGATCAAGGCGGGCGACCGCACGTGGAATTTGAGCCAGGATGTCTCCGGCGACATCCTCGCCAGCAATCCCCACGCCGACGCCCAGGGCCAGCCCAATATCTGGCATTTCTATACCGAGAAGGTCGACGGTACGAAGGCGGGTCCGGTGATCCCGGCCGGGTCGTTGCTCGCGCGGTGGCAGGCGACCGACAAACCCGACGAGAAGCGAGCACTGGCCGGCGAACTGCAGAGCTTGCTGACGGGTGCGCCGCCGGCCGACAAGCAGCATCCCGATGCGGTGCTCTACCGACAACTGGCCTCGCTCGGCGGGCCGCTGTTAGCGAGTGCAGCGGCTTCGGCCGCGAAAGGAACACCGCTCGAAGCTCCGAGCACCTCGGGCACGGCCGACTGGGGAATCGATCCGGCGTTGTGCGGCCATCGACCTGACGGTTCGGCAATCGACGCGGCCGACCTCTGCCTGGCGGCTCCCACGGCCCTCGCCGTGCGGCTCCCCTCCGACCTGATCGCGGGTTGCGAGTTGGTGGCCACGGTCACGCTCGACGAGACCGCGGCCGAAGGCACGGCCCAGGCGCAAATTCTGCCTGCGCCGCCGGGCGATCTGCGCGCCCTGCGTCCCGATACACCGGTGCTGGCCCGTCCGGGCAGCGCCGCGCACGGGCGAATCGAGACCGCGCTGGCCGAATTCCGCAATTGGTTTCCCGCGGCCTTGTGCTACAGCCGCATCGTGCCGGTCGACGAGGTGATTACGCTGACCTTGTTCCACCGCGAGGAAGATGCCCTGGCCCGGCTGATGCTCGACGACGAGCAAAGGGCTTATCTCGACAGGCTGTGGAGCGAACTCAGGTTCATCAGCCAGGACGCCCTGATCACGGTCGATGCCTTCGGCCAGTTGCTCGAATACGCCTCGCAGGACAGCGACCCGCGGCTGTTCGAGCCGCTGCGCGAATCGATCTATCGCCAGGCCGACGAATATCGCCAGTGGCTGCTCGCCACCGAGCCGGTGCAGATCGACGCGGTGCTGGCCTGGGCCGAGAAGGCCTATCGCCGGCCGCTGACCGATGCGGATCGGAGCGAGCTGCACAATCTCTACGCGCAGCTTCGCGCCGAGGAGTTGCCGCACGACGAGGCGCTGCGGCTGTTGTTGGCCCGGGTGCTCGTGGCACCGGCGTTTCTCTACAAGCTCGAGGCCGCGGCCGCCGGCGAAGGTCCGGCGCCGGTCAGCGATTGGGAGCTGGCCAACCGGCTCAGCTATTTCCTCTGGTCGAGCGCGCCGGACGAAGCCCTGAAGGTCGACGCGGCCGCCGGGCGGCTGCACGATCCCGACGTGCTCGCCGGCCATGCCCGCCGGATGATGCGCGATCCGAAGGTGCGGCGGCTGGCGACCGAGTTCGCCTGCCAATGGCTGCACATCTACGACTTTGCCTCGCTCGACGAAAAGAGCCCGCGGCACTTTCCAGAGTTCGCCGAGCTGCGCGACGATCTGTACGAAGAGGCGATCCAGTTTTTCACCGATCTGGTGCGCCGCGACGGCTCGGTCGAAGAGATCTGGAACGCCGATCACGTGCTGGTCAACGAAACCCTGGCCGCGTTTTACGGAGTGCCGTTCGACTCCGGCACGCCCGTTCCCGATTCGTCGTGGCGCCGCATTGACCATGCGCAGCAACTTGGCCGCGGCGGCGTGCTCGGCCTGGGCGCAACTTTGGCCAAGCAATCCGGCGCCTCGCGCACCAGTCCGATCTTGCGCGGCAATTGGGTCTCCGAAGTGCTGCTCGGCGAGCGCCTGCCTCGGCCTCCCAAGGGCGTGCCGGTGTTGCCCGAGGACGAAGCGGCGCTCGAAGGCCTGACCGTGCGCCAACTGATCGAGGCGCATTCGATCGATCCGAAGTGCATCAATTGCCACCAGCGGATCGACCCGTTGGGCTTCGCCCTGGAAAGCTACGACGCCATCGGCCGGCGGCGCGAGCGCGACCTGGGCAACCGCCCCATCGACGTGCATGCCCGTTTGCGCGACGGCACCGAGTTCGACGGTCTAGCCGGGCTGCGAATCTACCTGATTTCGACCCGGCACGACGACGTGATCGGCCAGTTCTGCAAGAAACTGCTCGGATATTCCTTGGGGCGCAGCGTGCAACTGGCCGATCGGCGGCTGCTGGCCGATCTGCGAGCCCAACTGGCCGCAGGCGGGTATCATATGTCCACGGCCATCGAGGCCATCGTCCGCAGCCCGCAGTTCCGCATGATCCGCCCGCAACAGGCGTCGCTGGCCACGGCGACGGCTCAAACATCCCCCGACCGCCCGGCACCCTGACGCCGGACAATTTGCTGACGCCGGACAAGGAGATTTCGAACATGCATGCCGCCGCCCTTTCGCGTCGCACATTCTTGCGCGGCGTAGGCGTATCGATGGCTCTGCCTTGGCTCGAATCGCGGGCCGTTTGGGGGGCCGACGCGGGAGCAGCCACGGCACCGGCGGCAGCCAGCAATCAACCGCCGGTCCGCCTGGCCGTGCTGTTCGCCGGCAACGGCTTTCACAGCCGCGAGTGGTGGGCCAAAGAATCGGCCGCCGGACTCGAGT
This genomic interval from Pirellulales bacterium contains the following:
- a CDS encoding DUF1592 domain-containing protein, which produces MMRTGLFIALGFVAGCSWCRAAEPQSFDPIAADYLRVARPLLERYCIACHDAETKEGELDLEQMHTLVELRQEAERWPKIAEMLDQAEMPPRDSDQLAPEEKQQLRAWIERYLEAESQALAGDPGPVVLRRLSNAEYTYTIQDLTGLDLQPAREFPVDGAAGEGFTNTGNALVMSPALLTKYFDAAKGIAAHLVPLPTGVRFSPATTRRDWTNEIVAEIKRFYAGFADPEGKLPWDKYLGAAVASRDALASGAQTPSQVAAAQGLNAHYFGELVRLLNADDASPVLAGLRAAWRTAKPDDAPALVAEVARWQQALFRFQNVGHMKPWVVVVDPVVAEQELRFKFSDAADAGPITVHLVASAGGDSSEHDLVVWRRPRLVIPGRPELLLRDVRQFAGALEAHRSELFAATAACLDAAGEAAAAGQTVDVAELAARHGVAAETLSAWLDYLGLNAAPALRLDYLTQALTSTGGYDFVRGWGSPETPSIVANSTDQHIRIPGNMKGRGVCVHPSPTLNIATGWRSPLAGMIHITGQVTHAHPECGNGVTWAVELRRGSTRQTLASGVAQGGAPVPFGPLDDLAVREGDLISLVVGPRDGNHSCDLTDIELTIKAGDRTWNLSQDVSGDILASNPHADAQGQPNIWHFYTEKVDGTKAGPVIPAGSLLARWQATDKPDEKRALAGELQSLLTGAPPADKQHPDAVLYRQLASLGGPLLASAAASAAKGTPLEAPSTSGTADWGIDPALCGHRPDGSAIDAADLCLAAPTALAVRLPSDLIAGCELVATVTLDETAAEGTAQAQILPAPPGDLRALRPDTPVLARPGSAAHGRIETALAEFRNWFPAALCYSRIVPVDEVITLTLFHREEDALARLMLDDEQRAYLDRLWSELRFISQDALITVDAFGQLLEYASQDSDPRLFEPLRESIYRQADEYRQWLLATEPVQIDAVLAWAEKAYRRPLTDADRSELHNLYAQLRAEELPHDEALRLLLARVLVAPAFLYKLEAAAAGEGPAPVSDWELANRLSYFLWSSAPDEALKVDAAAGRLHDPDVLAGHARRMMRDPKVRRLATEFACQWLHIYDFASLDEKSPRHFPEFAELRDDLYEEAIQFFTDLVRRDGSVEEIWNADHVLVNETLAAFYGVPFDSGTPVPDSSWRRIDHAQQLGRGGVLGLGATLAKQSGASRTSPILRGNWVSEVLLGERLPRPPKGVPVLPEDEAALEGLTVRQLIEAHSIDPKCINCHQRIDPLGFALESYDAIGRRRERDLGNRPIDVHARLRDGTEFDGLAGLRIYLISTRHDDVIGQFCKKLLGYSLGRSVQLADRRLLADLRAQLAAGGYHMSTAIEAIVRSPQFRMIRPQQASLATATAQTSPDRPAP